TTTCTAGTCTTCTGATAACTATGGTATGTTGACCTGctacttttgaattttttttgctataattttaattcttcaaacaataataataagaacAATTCTAAATTTAAATGGATTGGGACTTGGTTCGTTTTAATCCAAACTTGATCAGTGTCACTGATTGGCTTGATAGAGTATCCGACCATGCCTTGGAACGTAACTGTCCAAGTGttagacaatttttttcttttgatcgtGATAATTTTATTGCTCCTAGTTTTTCTGTTaacattttttccctttttgctttaaaaaaaattcaggcgtATTACAGAGATGCTCAATATGCAAACCTTTGAACAGTTTTATCGTTGTTACCCTGTTTCCTTCATTGAGAAGGTACGAACACTGATTTATCCTGATgcctataatatttataataacttcCTTTGCTAATCCTCAGTTTCTTTCagaggaaacaaaagaaaaggtgagagaattttgaaatttgaattttagagAAAAGAATTCTCTTCTATTctccttattttctttcctgTCATCCAAACATGTCATAAAAATTTTCTATTCACAAAGTCAACATATTCCTTGGGATTTATATTTGCACATGTGTTAAGCATCCATTGATCAAGGGGTTTGATCTGTGGTCACTGGCTATAGATCGCTGACTATACTGGTTTATGAGTGACATTGCAGCATCCTTTACATGCATACAAATTTGGGCTCAGCActctctttaaaaaaagaaaaatgtttacaTCTGCACGTGATTATTCTTAAACTGATTCCTTGTCCTCTTGATTATGCAGCCAGATCTGGAAAAAGGTGATAAAAGTATGTACCAACAGCTTACATTTTACTTCTCTGATTCAAAACATTTATGAAACTTTGATATCTTGTTTTTGCCTATAGAATTTCTTATGACAATTTTTGTTGCCTTTAGTTATCATGCCTCCCTCAGCCCTTGATCGCCTTGGTAAGTCATTATTTGTCTAGTTGCAACAATTGAAACAGACTAGGTTTATTCATCTAAACATCTATCAAGATTTTTACTAGTTATGTTTTTCAGCGTCTTTGCACATAGAGTACCCCAtgttatttcaaattaaaaatcctTCTGCTGAAAGAGTTACTCACTGCGGGGTGCTAGAATTCGTATCTGATGAAGGGACCATATATATACACCATAATGGGTATGCCGTTTCCTCTTCTttgtttctcttattttctGAACTTTTTTTCCTTAATGAATTTTCCTTCCTTTATTTACTGTTTATGATGTTCCTCTGTTTTGGTTGTCAGATGATGGAAAATATGCTTCTCCAAGAgggagacattgtaaaagtgaAAATTGCCACACTTGCAAAAGGAACGTATGTGAAGCTGCAGCCTCACACAAAGGATTTTTTTGGATATCTCCAATCCAAAAGCCATGTTAGTATTTCTTCTATAATATCTAGTTACACCTTTGACAGTGTCAattgatattttctttcattctctTGATTATTTGCAGCTTAGAGACTACACTTAGGAGCTACTCATGTTTAACAGCCGGTGACACTATAATGGTTCCTTATAACAACAAGAAGTATTACATCGACATAGTTGAAACTATACCATCTCCTGCAGTCAGTATAATTGAAACAGACTGCGAAGTTGATTTTGCTCCACCTCTTGATTATAAAGAACCTGAGAAACAAGCAAAACCTGTTGTATTTGACAGGAAACAACCAGAAGGTTGTCATTCTTTTATCATATGTTGATAGATGCTTTTATGAATTTTCTCAgatttatttagtaaaaaattcaTTAGCAGTTTATGACTATATTCTTTGTATTTCAGTTGAGGATGAGCCGCCAGCAAAGATTGCCCGGTTGACTCCATTCACTGGTTCTGGAAGACATTTGGATGGTAAACCCTCAGCACAATCAGTCGAACAAGCATCCTCTTCAGAGCTAAAACAGAAACAAACTGACAAAGAAATCAAGGGTTCTGATTCTAAGTCATCAAATACCGTGTCTCGTAGACATTCAGGAAAGCTTGTGTTTGGGTCAAATGCTACTACATCTGACATTCAAACAACACCTAAGGTAGTTCTTACTAGTAGTAATCTTCTAGAGAGACAGAGAAATGCCCTAAATCTATGAttcattaatatgattttaacaTGCATTTGCTTTACGTAAGACCATCAATAAccaatttttctttgttttttttaggtttCTCAAGAAAACACCTGTAAAGAGAAATCTCAGAAGGAACAAGAGCCAAAATTCAAAGCTTTCACGGGAAAGAAGTATTCATTAAAAAGTTGATCCTTGTTGGGCtacttttgtgttgttttcttttgatttaCGGAATATTAGTTGAGACAACATTGGTTAGATCTTAATCCATATTCCACTCTTGCatatccttgtttttttttttttatgttacctcatgaaacaaaaatttatcgCATTTGACAGTCCAAGGAATACCTTAGTCCAAGATTGCAATTGCAAGATCATGTATAGTTTTCAAGAGGATGATTGAAGTCTTGTTTGATTTATTGTCTCTGTTTCAGTGTTATCTTGTCAGCAATACTACCCTGCTTCCTGCCACTGGCAGTTAGTGTGGACTTTGCAATTCTCTAGAAGTCAATTATTatcttgttgcaattgcaaATCATTCCTTTAATCTTTTGTACGATGCTCTCTCCATTGGTATAAAGACCTTCACAATTTCTTGTTAAGGTTCAGGATTCGACCTGCTGATCTAGATTGAATACTTTTAGGTTAAAGGGCTAAACAAAAGCCTCGTAGAGTTTTTGTGTATAGttatatattgtattttatGAAACTGTTGGTCTCTTAGCTATTAAATATAGTTTGTTATTAAAATGTATCGTGGTTACAGGTGAAATGTTAAAGTGAGTTTATGGCGCATTCATTAGGTACGTACGCTAATAATCATGCCCACTTTCTTCTTGTGAAGAATTCGCATGTTAAGGTGAGTTTATGGCCCTTAGAATTAGAATTGCTAACTCTGAAGAATTCGCTTTTCAACCATTATATTATGAGTCTATTCTGCCCAGCCTTTTGTTTCAACAGTTGAACGGAATTTGTATAAAACAGCCGTGGGTGGGGATAATAATCAACCAAGGCATTAACTTCTATGAAACTCTCATCTAACTTTTCTACTCTCTAAAAGCTGAGgtttataagtttattttaacttgtgaaaaaaaaaattcgcgTGTGGATTTCAGGCAGGGTACTTTTAGGCATGCTACACAAGAAGTTTTCAATGTCTGTTTTCTAAACGTACTGCCTTTGCCTCGAGTTGAATAACTTGAATCTTTACACATTTTCAGAAGGACGGGGAAAATGGCGAATATAAACTTATTTATGAATATACCAAATTCTTCCAACTGCATTAATCAACATCATTTGCCAATACAGTACTAGACACCAAATGTCTCAGAACTTGGACTAATAAGTTAGGCTATTACTGATGTTTCAATTGAAACCTTTCTAGAGCACTCGACACTTTCAGGCTTTTCATTGGCTTCCCATAGTTCTGGAAATGCCTCCTTCATATTATGGATGCTCTCTAAGGCATGATCCACTCCCGTAGTTCGAACGGATGTACCCACCTGCATGCGTCCCACATTCGATTTcacatttaaattcaaatttcatcatatattattttaattgagaTGTGATGCATTTCGGTCAAATAAGGAAATTTCTAATTATACCTTCTTAAAGCTAATACAGCCATAAAATAGTAATAAGAACATGTGCATGCATATAATTGTCAAGGTTCCACAAATGTATACTTGGAAGTTCCATTCAACTTAACTATGAGAAAGATTCAAAcgtaaaaaactaaaagtagtTCTTATGACTAGTTCTATATGCTTTCTTTTATGCCCATTCATGATGATTTTGTGAGGTTAAGGTTACGATACGCCGTTTGACATCATTACCacgagaaagaaaagaaaaaactaaaataaagttCTTATGACTAGTTTTTTGTGACTTACCAAGACAGTGTGGAGGCCCAAGGATTTTCCCGTTTGTAAATTGCGGAGACTGTCATCAAAGAATAACtggaaaagcaaaacaaataaataatttaattcgtCACAAAAAGGCACATAATCAGAAGGAAAAAAACTGATAATTGGTATTCATTGTTAGAAAAAGACAATATGCAAGATCATCATGACAGGCTAATTAGAATTTGAGAAAGAAGGGAAAACCCATGGCCAAAGAAGGATTAGTGATCTTACTGTTCTTTGAGGGTCAATATCTGCCATATTGAAAACCTTTTCATATGCATCTTGAAAGGGTTTGCACACAACCGGGGTCCTTGGAAGCACGATATCAGAATCAGGCCTGCCAATGTACTCATAAAAATCAAAAATCTCTGTGGAACTTTGTTTATATTCACTGCCATCTTCATTGGAGGAATTAAGGGTCTCAAAGCTTATAACTCTTTCGAAGCAATCCTCCAATCCAAGCCTATGAAGCACTCTGCTTGCATGAGCCTTGTCAGAGTTTGTAAAAACCTGGGGGAAAAAACATGACACAAACATTATGCTGAAGAGAATATTTATGAATTAGGTCCTATTTTTGGtcattaaacaagaaaaaaggaaCTTACAACTTTTCGAACAGGCAAGCTTAGCAAAATTCCCCTGAGAACAGGGTCAGGTTTCAGCATATCATATGGCAATCTCCCATGAACAAAGCTGCTCAACACACACTAAATACTTTTTGGATTCCATTATATTTAACATGATTTCTAACGAttaaaataaatggaaaaaaaatagaacaaatcTCAAATATGTAAAGACAATTACCCATGAAAGTCATCATAGTCAAAGTCATAGCCAATAGCCTGGTGAGAGGGAAAGAGACAATGATTGAGATTGATTCGTTCACCGTCACAtctaaataaacaaacaaaattgggccttttaaaatataatgaaagttcaattaattatttatactaccTTGAGACCGGCCATGGTTGTCCCGTAAGTCTTGTATAATGAAAAGCACAACTCAGGAACTTTAGCCTCTGATATCCAAAGCTTTTGAAGCATGTACTCTGTGCAATGCAtccattaaaaattaattaataaataaattcagaGAAAACCACATACATTCTATTCGAGTAATGACATATTACTATGTCTTCAATTCGCTGAAGTCATTACcctgaatattttttttcacttgctCAGCCAATCCAGAACTCAAAGGATAAAGGGTGTCATCAAGATctgaaaatatcaaaaaacaaGTTATTAATATCCCATTGGCAGAATAATGAAGCTAGAATGTAAGAGTGAGAAAGTCACCATGAATCGTTTAGGCTTACCAAATAAAAGACAATCATATTTCCCCTTTGAAATTTCCTGGAACTGATCCCCGTTTTCCATCTCAGACTCTGGTATGCTCAACTACACGCAAAAGAAGGAACCATTGCAGAATGTTAATTAATGTTAAAGGTAAACTGAAAAGTGAAGAAAATATAGAATGCGGTATCATATGGATCATCACATTCACTTACCGTACTGCAAACTGTTACCAAGAAGAAGCAGATCGTAGAGAATGGAGGGGGGAAGAGAAATATATAGAATGGCGTCGAGTGAAAGCGATTGTGAGGTGAATGATGGTGATTGTGTAGAactagaaaagaaagagaaacttAAAAGCTGATATTTTTTACTTGTACCACGTTGTCCACTCCAATCTTGACACGTTCCTGGCTTCAAGTTTTAGCATGCACCCTTTGGCCTTTACTATCTTTTTACGCGGCAACGACAATTGAAGTAGTTGCAAGGTTTCAACTTTTGGCTCTGCTCTcaagttaataaaataaaggaaatgaGAAAGAATCATAAAAGCAGTgggaaattattttgttttatttttcgcTTTTAGACGGTAACCCACGTGAAGGTCAAGCTGCTAACTGCAAacgcatcatcataaaaacaaggcttaatttcaaaaataattgtcGTATTTATTTCAActctttaaattgattttttatataatttaatttatcaattaattgagtttttcatattttttttcaatctaacTATTTAAGTCTCTAATTCTGAAATTAAAGGTTAACAGTTAGGTTGTTGTCACGTATcataattttatcaatattcaatgttatttattaatattcaaCGTCtcattttaagattaaaaattcaaatagttaaattaaaaataataattagtaaattaaattatatgggaTCAATTTCCATTTAGTGAGCtgagataaataaaaaagtatttttagaattaagcataaaatcaacagcGAAGTTACTTGCAACCGCAAGACCAATTTTAGATTTGTCGgtgcatttttttgatttaaaaaGTAGTTGGAGATCACATTTGCAAACAGTCAACTGGTTAAACCACCAACAAGAGAAATGAAGACCAGATTTAACTCCCCCTTTGTATAATATCCATGAATTCAGCATCCCTTCCTTTAAAGATGACGCTATTTCGCGTGAGCCAGATCTGCTCGTGAAAGTGAGTTTAAGATGATTAGATGCATGTTTTCGGAATCATTATTCTAACTTTTGcaatcttattaattttttatctttaaaaattaaatacaatatcAAGACTTTATAATACTTACATATTTTATTAACCAAGTGAATTAAATCTTGCCGGCTAACTTTGCAATCTTATTAATTTGAtgcaaattaattgattttggaaaaataattaattgttgtatttaactaaaattttataatttgattgcACGAGTTTCACAAACCTAATCCAAGAATATTTAACTAAGACAACTATAATATGTTGTTTTAGCGAGGGGTCATATTTACACGACTTTTTCTCCTATTTAATAATCCTTCTCTTCATCCAAAACTCCTCATAAATTGTTATTATGAATATTTTCTAACATCATTTATGTGGCAATCATTACAACTCCCAAATTGAGAGGGAGTTATATGAGTTATTATCGTTATTGGTAGGCTAGTTAGAAACTATTGATCAGGCTATGTAAGAGAAGTTGTGGATTAATTGGCACAAGACCCATCGGGTACAAAGTTCTCCAACCTCATATGTGAAGAGACTTGAAGTTGTGGGTCTATAGGCACACGATTGATTATGTATGGAGTCCTCCATGCTCGAGTGTCTTTGTTTGAGGTAAAATACGacgagagaaaaaatagatatgAATTCCACATGTATTAATTTTTCAGACGAAATGAGTAGCAGTTTAAAACCATACATACCCTATCTTATTGctcactattattatttttgttcttctttcttAACAAACACATCTTATCGCatgttaaaaaaggaaaaataatgaaaaggcACATGAGTCATTTATTGGCGCCACGTATCATGGAGTATTGACATCTGTCAATTCTAGAAccacaaaacaaaatcaaacccCCAGCGTCTTCCCTTGTTGCTTTTTGCACGATGAAGATAAACGATATACTCTTCTCTCTCATAACTCATAAGTCAtaactttcttctctttttcaaaCCTTGTGATCCAtggtatatataaatataattcttttCCTTCTAGTTGCCTTCTAGTATTTCTCTGTTACTACTCGATCCTCTTACAAGATCACATGCACAACAACCTAATTCTTCAAATCAAATCCCTTCCTTGTGTGGTGTGCaagaagaatttaatttaaagtttcttttttaaatgaatttcggATTTGATCAAAGGTATGggataattttgtttctttaaaaaatacaaaatgacgAACTACTCCTCGTAATTTTGGTGGAGAGGGTgtgatgtgaatcttacggggcggaaCGTTTGATACAGACTATGGAGTTCTGGATGACGTCACTTCCAaagagggaagataagtcaggatagacgccacaagaatt
The nucleotide sequence above comes from Glycine soja cultivar W05 chromosome 11, ASM419377v2, whole genome shotgun sequence. Encoded proteins:
- the LOC114377033 gene encoding uncharacterized protein C24B11.05-like, yielding MENGDQFQEISKGKYDCLLFDLDDTLYPLSSGLAEQVKKNIQEYMLQKLWISEAKVPELCFSLYKTYGTTMAGLKAIGYDFDYDDFHGFVHGRLPYDMLKPDPVLRGILLSLPVRKVVFTNSDKAHASRVLHRLGLEDCFERVISFETLNSSNEDGSEYKQSSTEIFDFYEYIGRPDSDIVLPRTPVVCKPFQDAYEKVFNMADIDPQRTLFFDDSLRNLQTGKSLGLHTVLVGTSVRTTGVDHALESIHNMKEAFPELWEANEKPESVECSRKVSIETSVIA